One stretch of Roseovarius mucosus DNA includes these proteins:
- a CDS encoding NAD(P)H-dependent oxidoreductase, with product MNLARLASEAAERGHPVRVGLIGAGKFGSMFLSQVPTIAGLEVTAIADLDPDRAKSACAAVGWDEARIANTAYIDDGAALAARDDVDVMIEATGNPRAGIIHARAAIAGGKHVVMVNVEADVLAGPTLAAEARAAGVVYSMAYGDQPALVSDMVDWARATGFHVTAAGKGTKYLPAYHAVTPDDVWSHYGLTVQEAAAAGMNPQMFNSFLDGTKSAIEMVAIANACGLDVPDNGLSFPPCGVDDLAHVLRPRAVGGQLDRRGMVETVSSLERDGRPVFRDLRWGVYVVLEAPNDYAAACFKQYGLPTDSTGRFASMYKPFHLIGLELSISVLSAALRHEPTGQAREMRGTVASVAKRALKAGEVLDGEGGYTVWGKALPLSRAGAALPIGLAHGVRVTRDIPAGAVLMLDDADLSDNDAADLYRAAIAG from the coding sequence ATGAACCTTGCGCGACTGGCCTCTGAGGCGGCAGAACGGGGGCATCCCGTGCGGGTGGGGCTTATCGGCGCGGGCAAGTTCGGCTCGATGTTCCTTAGCCAAGTGCCGACCATCGCGGGGCTTGAGGTGACGGCGATTGCGGATCTTGACCCTGACCGCGCCAAATCAGCCTGCGCCGCAGTCGGTTGGGACGAGGCCCGCATCGCCAACACCGCCTATATTGACGACGGCGCAGCACTTGCCGCCCGGGACGATGTCGATGTGATGATTGAGGCCACCGGTAACCCGCGCGCCGGGATTATTCATGCGCGCGCTGCCATTGCAGGCGGCAAGCATGTGGTGATGGTGAATGTCGAGGCCGACGTGCTGGCAGGCCCCACGCTTGCCGCCGAGGCGCGCGCTGCGGGTGTGGTCTATTCCATGGCCTATGGCGATCAACCCGCGCTCGTGTCTGACATGGTCGATTGGGCGCGCGCCACTGGATTTCACGTTACAGCGGCGGGAAAGGGCACCAAATACCTGCCCGCCTATCACGCCGTGACCCCCGATGACGTGTGGTCGCATTATGGCCTGACCGTACAAGAGGCGGCAGCGGCGGGCATGAATCCGCAGATGTTCAACTCGTTTCTCGATGGCACCAAAAGCGCCATCGAAATGGTGGCGATTGCCAATGCCTGCGGTCTCGATGTCCCCGACAACGGCCTCAGCTTTCCCCCATGCGGCGTGGACGATTTGGCGCATGTGCTGCGCCCGCGTGCGGTGGGTGGGCAACTGGACCGGCGCGGCATGGTCGAAACCGTGTCGTCACTTGAGCGCGACGGGCGGCCTGTGTTCCGTGATCTGCGCTGGGGCGTCTATGTGGTGCTTGAGGCCCCCAATGACTATGCTGCGGCCTGTTTCAAGCAATACGGCCTGCCCACGGATTCCACTGGGCGCTTTGCGTCGATGTATAAACCCTTTCATTTGATCGGGTTGGAATTGTCGATCTCGGTCCTGAGTGCGGCCCTGCGCCATGAGCCAACGGGTCAAGCGCGCGAAATGCGCGGCACCGTGGCTTCGGTTGCCAAGCGCGCGCTCAAGGCGGGCGAGGTGCTGGATGGCGAGGGTGGCTATACCGTCTGGGGCAAGGCGCTGCCGCTTAGCCGGGCGGGCGCGGCGTTGCCCATCGGTCTGGCCCATGGGGTGCGCGTGACGCGCGACATTCCGGCGGGGGCGGTGTTGATGCTCGACGATGCCGATCTGTCGGACAACGATGCCGCAGACCTCTACCGTGCCGCCATAGCAGGATGA
- a CDS encoding anti-sigma factor codes for MTDPMDDDDMLAAEYAIGLLADEAQEAARMRIATDPVFAARVLDWERQLAPLADLDPVAPPARARGALLQRLFPEPARVSLWQRLGFWQVLSGGAIAAAVALAVLDLGPQTQPTGGPLYAAEIATDAGDFRVIALVDKVRDEVVLTRTAGAAPSGRILQVWAHGPGEPAQSVGLWPDGESIALALPPEIAAVRGTLTLGISEEPPGGSPTGRPSGRVFGTVDIPGVTAVP; via the coding sequence ATGACCGATCCCATGGATGATGATGACATGCTGGCGGCAGAATATGCGATTGGCCTGCTCGCGGACGAGGCACAAGAGGCGGCGCGCATGCGCATCGCCACTGACCCCGTCTTTGCCGCACGGGTGCTGGACTGGGAGAGGCAGCTTGCACCATTGGCCGATCTCGATCCGGTTGCGCCGCCCGCAAGGGCGCGGGGCGCGCTTTTGCAGCGGCTCTTCCCCGAGCCTGCGCGCGTATCGCTCTGGCAGCGTCTTGGGTTTTGGCAGGTGCTGAGCGGCGGGGCTATCGCGGCTGCCGTTGCGCTCGCGGTGCTCGATTTGGGGCCGCAGACACAGCCCACCGGTGGCCCACTCTACGCGGCGGAAATCGCCACGGACGCGGGCGATTTCCGGGTCATCGCATTGGTAGACAAGGTACGGGATGAGGTCGTTCTGACACGCACCGCAGGGGCCGCACCTTCGGGACGCATCCTGCAGGTTTGGGCGCATGGTCCGGGAGAGCCGGCACAATCCGTGGGCCTTTGGCCGGATGGCGAGAGCATCGCACTGGCGCTTCCGCCCGAGATTGCGGCGGTACGCGGAACGCTGACTTTGGGCATTTCCGAAGAACCACCGGGCGGCTCGCCAACAGGCAGACCCTCCGGGCGCGTCTTTGGCACCGTCGATATTCCAGGCGTCACTGCTGTGCCGTGA
- a CDS encoding sigma-70 family RNA polymerase sigma factor yields the protein MISRCALGDRVAFAALYDATSAKLYAVCARVLGQDHAAEDAMQDAYVKIWAHAGRYRVTGHSPMTWLITIARNTAIDRLRARRQHRDIEEYHEGIAAPGGNPEQVALARSEAGRIQRCLEELEQERRQAITGAYLDGLSYAELAARADIPLNTMRTWLRRGLAALRECMTR from the coding sequence ATGATTTCCCGGTGTGCACTCGGGGATCGTGTTGCCTTTGCGGCGCTTTATGATGCCACGAGTGCGAAACTTTATGCGGTCTGCGCCCGTGTCTTGGGTCAGGATCATGCCGCCGAGGACGCGATGCAGGACGCTTACGTCAAGATATGGGCCCATGCCGGGCGTTACCGTGTCACCGGGCATTCGCCGATGACGTGGCTCATCACGATTGCGCGTAACACCGCAATTGACCGGCTCAGGGCGCGGCGGCAGCACCGTGATATTGAAGAGTATCACGAGGGGATCGCCGCACCGGGGGGCAATCCCGAACAGGTGGCTCTCGCGCGCTCAGAAGCGGGACGTATTCAACGATGCCTTGAAGAGCTGGAACAAGAGCGGCGGCAGGCCATCACCGGCGCTTATCTGGACGGTCTCAGCTATGCCGAATTAGCCGCGCGTGCGGATATTCCCCTGAACACCATGCGCACCTGGCTCAGACGCGGGCTCGCGGCCCTGCGGGAGTGTATGACCCGATGA
- a CDS encoding DUF4394 domain-containing protein, which translates to MSFKTTFALTAVAFSLGSAAQADDHAGLRGYALAQDGGTLVTMADLAQPGTVETYALEMPLRAIAYRPVTGQLLGYADGAIYEVDPASGKLTDLGATFMADAVIAEGAVAFDFNNQIDAVRAVGADGSNLVYFPQGFGDNDERANSVRRFTDAFYVAGDMSAGSDPVIFANAYTNAIAGTKAGSTAQYALDAGANALVTLANNAGELASVGNLSIEGATVDVSDWGGFDIVSPEEGKDMAYAILQIEGAETAGLYAVDLGTGALTEMADLGMGGFTGFAVAQAQ; encoded by the coding sequence ATGTCGTTCAAGACCACTTTTGCCCTGACCGCCGTCGCATTCTCGCTTGGCTCTGCCGCGCAGGCCGATGACCATGCGGGTCTGCGAGGCTACGCGCTGGCTCAGGATGGCGGCACGCTTGTCACAATGGCGGACCTTGCCCAGCCCGGCACGGTCGAGACCTACGCGCTTGAAATGCCGCTGCGTGCGATTGCGTATCGCCCGGTGACCGGCCAGCTTCTGGGCTATGCGGATGGGGCGATTTACGAGGTCGATCCGGCGTCGGGGAAACTCACGGATCTGGGGGCAACCTTTATGGCGGATGCGGTGATCGCTGAGGGTGCCGTGGCATTTGATTTCAACAATCAGATCGACGCGGTGCGCGCGGTTGGGGCCGATGGTTCCAATCTGGTCTACTTTCCGCAAGGCTTTGGCGATAACGACGAGCGCGCCAACTCTGTTCGCCGCTTCACCGATGCATTCTACGTCGCGGGCGATATGTCTGCGGGGTCTGACCCCGTGATCTTTGCAAATGCCTATACCAATGCAATTGCGGGCACCAAGGCCGGGTCGACAGCACAATACGCGCTGGACGCAGGCGCGAATGCGCTGGTCACATTGGCGAACAATGCCGGTGAACTGGCAAGCGTTGGAAATCTGAGCATCGAGGGTGCAACCGTCGACGTGTCTGATTGGGGCGGCTTTGACATCGTGTCGCCTGAAGAGGGCAAGGACATGGCCTATGCTATCCTGCAAATCGAGGGTGCAGAGACGGCCGGGCTTTATGCCGTCGATCTGGGCACTGGCGCGCTCACCGAAATGGCCGACCTTGGCATGGGTGGCTTTACCGGATTTGCGGTCGCGCAGGCGCAATAG